The Cydia pomonella isolate Wapato2018A chromosome 20, ilCydPomo1, whole genome shotgun sequence genome contains a region encoding:
- the LOC133529001 gene encoding uncharacterized protein K02A2.6-like isoform X1, with protein sequence MLRSGVIEPVDCADWATPLVPVTKKDGGLRVCADFKVTLNPVLKVDRYPLPKVEELFANLSGGELFTKIDLSQAYNQICLSEDSKMLTVINTHRGLFKYNRLPYGLSSSSGIFCRISESIVKDIPNAQSFCDDILIFGKTREGHLATLEAVLKRLKDLGLKLKKSKCTFLADEVCYLGFVVSKDGIKPDPNKVAAVAKMPPPSCVTEVRSFLGMVNFYSKFIPNSSDILHPIHSLLKKGARWNWSINCDEAFNKIKSLLIGKRILAHYDPNNHVTLTCDASPRGVAGVLSQPDGQGRERPVAYVSRKLNTAEQNYSQIHREALAIVFSTQKFHQYLYGKRFTLVTDHKPLISIFGPQTGVPSMTSSRMQRWALLLMAYDFDIQYVDSAGNCADALSRLPIGQSKEADPPEQSYLHFASDALFLDCNEIRLKTAKDPLLGRVVNYIKNGWPDSAEIREMQPYFNRQKELYLELDCVMWGHRVVIPEACREIVLRELHEPHMGVVKTKAMARSYAWWPGMDEAIEARCRACDACAAVAPAPPASAPVPWHWPSRAYERVHIDFLGPLDSRTYMVSIDARSKWIEVSCMTRTTADCVISKLLESWSRWGIPKQIVSDNGPPFSSKQFNDFLEKNCVRHIYSAPYHAASNGAAEAAVKLIKKVIKKAKHEGVNIDKAILNFLLHYHNTPHCTTGETPARLLQGRDLRIRLDAIKPDRSAKSSTNNQKW encoded by the coding sequence ATGCTGCGGAGCGGCGTCATCGAACCCGTTGACTGCGCCGACTGGGCGACTCCCCTGGTTCCGGTAACGAAAAAGGATGGAGGTTTGAGAGTGTGCGCCGACTTTAAGGTGACGCTTAATCCGGTTCTTAAGGTAGATAGGTACCCGTTGCCGAAAGTTGAGGAATTATTTGCTAACTTATCGGGGGgagaattatttacaaaaatagacTTGTCACAGGCGTATAATCAGATTTGCTTGTCGGAGGATTCAAAAATGTTAACGGTTATTAATACTCACCGGGGGCTTTTTAAGTACAATAGGCTTCCATACGGCTTGTCATCAAGTTCGGGAATATTTTGTAGAATTAGCGAGTCCATAGTGAAGGATATTCCCAATGCTCAGAGTTTTTGTGAcgacattttaatatttggtaAAACTCGGGAGGGTCATTTAGCTACGTTAGAAGCTGTATTGAAGCGGTTAAAGGATTTAGGTTTAAAGTTAAAGAAAAGTAAGTGCACGTTTCTTGCCGACGAGGTTTGTTATTTAGGGTTTGTTGTCAGCAAAGACGGGATAAAACCAGACCCTAACAAGGTCGCGGCTGTAGCAAAAATGCCACCACCATCGTGCGTGACCGAGGTGAGATCGTTCTTGGGTATGGTTAATTTCTATTCTAAGTTCATTCCTAACTCGAGCGATATTTTACACCCCATACATAGCCTGCTAAAGAAAGGTGCGCGGTGGAATTGGTCAATAAATTGCGATGAGGCCtttaacaaaatcaaatcctTATTGATAGGGAAGCGTATACTAGCGCACTATGACCCTAACAATCACGTGACGCTAACATGTGACGCCAGCCCGCGCGGGGTCGCCGGCGTGCTCAGCCAGCCAGACGGGCAGGGGCGGGAGCGTCCGGTGGCATATGTATCAAGGAAACTTAATACAGCTGAACAAAATTATTCGCAGATACACCGAGAAGCACTCGCGATTGTTTTTTCAACTCAGAAATTTCATCAATATTTATATGGCAAGCGGTTCACGTTAGTAACTGATCATAAAcctttaataagtatttttggTCCTCAAACTGGTGTGCCAAGCATGACTTCGAGTCGAATGCAGCGATGGGCTTTGCTTTTAATGGCTTATGATTTTGATATTCAATATGTGGACTCAGCGGGAAATTGCGCCGACGCGCTATCGCGGCTACCGATAGGACAGAGTAAGGAAGCTGACCCTCCGGAGCAATCTTACTTGCATTTTGCATCTGATGCGCTCTTTCTAGACTGTAACGAAATACGTCTAAAGACAGCAAAGGATCCATTGCTAGGTCGAGtggttaattatataaaaaatggttgGCCCGACAGTGCGGAAATTAGGGAAATGCAACCATATTTTAATAGGCAAAAAGAGTTGTATTTAGAACTTGACTGTGTCATGTGGGGGCATCGTGTAGTAATTCCAGAAGCGTGCCGCGAGATAGTGCTGCGAGAACTGCACGAGCCTCACATGGGCGTCGTGAAGACCAAAGCCATGGCCAGGAGTTACGCGTGGTGGCCCGGAATGGACGAGGCTATAGAAGCGCGATGTCGAGCATGCGACGCGTGCGCGGCGGTGGCTCCAGCACCGCCGGCGAGCGCACCGGTGCCATGGCATTGGCCGTCGCGAGCTTATGAAAGGGTTCATATCGACTTTCTAGGTCCATTAGATAGTCGTACTTACATGGTTTCGATTGACGCGCGATCAAAATGGATAGAAGTGTCGTGCATGACCCGTACCACCGCCGATTGTGTCATAAGTAAATTATTAGAATCTTGGTCAAGGTGGGGAATTCCAAAACAAATAGTCTCCGATAATGGCCCGCCTTTCTCTAGTAAGCAATTTAATGACTTTTTAGAAAAGAATTGTGTGCGTCATATCTATTCGGCTCCTTACCACGCGGCGTCTAATGGAGCGGCGGAGGCAGCTGTTAAATTGatcaaaaaagtaattaaaaaagccAAACATGAAGGGGTAAACATTGACAAAGCCATACTCAATTTTCTATTGCATTATCATAATACACCTCATTGTACCACCGGCGAGACACCCGCTCGCCTATTGCAGGGCCGCGACTTACGTATTCGATTAGATGCCATTAAACCAGATAGATCCGCTAAGTCATCAACGAACAATCAAAAATGGTAG
- the LOC133529001 gene encoding uncharacterized protein LOC133529001 isoform X2, with amino-acid sequence MLTYSRCFNYRNTSLATSENKFKAIYRNNRRVRNNNKKMSIGKIREFDIENGSWDLYCERLEMYFNANSVEKDKQLSTLIAVVGDQCYELMTNLASPKKPSELTFTELVALVQKHLKPKPSIMAERYRFRLRRQAAGESISQYMAELKKLARTCDFKETLADNLRDQFVCGVSGDVIRQRLFAEEDLTYAKAVTLACSLEAAERDAAIMTGGNSGASGAPAGAVHRVAGGDGAGRGAGRRPPAQRQQRETGFSARGTAGSVRGATPCTACGATNHCFSTCKFSEYICSMCRKTGHLRRMCPKRSSHNERATPGRYGGRSRAYFVTGEDSEGETSESEEEEEALYRVSLSQYKPI; translated from the exons ATGTTAACGTACTCTCGTTGTTTTAATTATCGAAACACTTCATTGGCGACTTCGGAGAACAAGTTTAAAGCTATTTATCGCAATAATAGACGCGTgcgaaataacaataaaaaaatgtcaatcGGTAAAATTCGCGAGTTCGACATCGAAAATGGGAGTTGGGACTTGTACTGTGAGCGGCTCGAAATGTATTTTAACGCTAATTCTGTGGAGAAGGATAAACAGTTGTCAACGTTAATTGCGGTGGTTGGTGATCAGTGTTACGAGTTAATGACGAATCTCGCGAGCCCAAAAAAACCGTCGGAATTAACTTTCACGGAGTTGGTAGCGTTGGTGCAAAAACATTTAAAGCCGAAGCCATCCATAATGGCCGAACGATACCGTTTTCGGCTTAGAAGGCAAGCGGCGGGCGAGTCTATATCGCAGTACATGGCGGAGCTAAAGAAGTTGGCGCGAACATGCGATTTTAAAGAAACTTTAGCCGACAATCTTCGAGACCAGTTTGTATGCGGCGTGAGTGGGGACGTTATACGGCAACGGCTGTTTGCGGAGGAGGATTTGACGTATGCCAAGGCGGTGACCTTGGCATGTTCATTGGAGGCAGCAGAGCGTGATGCAGCGATTATGACGGGCGGCAACAGTGGAGCATCAGGAGCGCCCGCGGGAGCGGTGCATCGCGTGGCTGGCGGAgacggcgcggggcgcggggccgGGCGGCGGCCGCCAGCGCAGCGCCAGCAGCGGGAAACGGGTTTTAGTGCGCGGGGAACAGCTGGAAGCGTACGCGGTGCGACGCCTTGTACTGCATGCGGTGCTACTAATCATTGTTTTTCGACGTGCAAGTTCAGCGAGTACATATGTAGTATGTGCCGGAAGACGGGACATTTACGTCGAATGTGTCCCAAGAGGTCGTCTCACAATGAAAGAGCGACCCCAGGGCGCTATGGCGGCCGGTCACGGGCCTATTTTGTTACCGGAGAAGATAGCGAAGGGGAAACAAGTGAATCGGAGGAAGAGGAGGAAGCGTTGTACAGAGTTTCATTAAGTCAATACAAGCCG ATATAA